In Deinococcus sp. HSC-46F16, the following are encoded in one genomic region:
- the yvcK gene encoding uridine diphosphate-N-acetylglucosamine-binding protein YvcK — MTPTPRQERRPRPGRARRARMWLAPGLGVKRWLALFVACTLIGAVGFLHFTWTGPLHFVATRWILWLNALTSPEVMPLYVGGMGVMALALVGALLSILMLNRSMLRSTGTAPDQALDVIYSTRTLARGPRIVAVGGGTGLSNLLSGLKAHTSNITAVVTVSDDGGSSGRLRESLDMIAPGDLTDCYAALSDSPVLSRLLLHRFDRGEGLAGHTFGNLLLATLSEEQGGLQDAMRDVHEVLRVRGQVFPATTTPSTLVARLSDGREVRGESGLAAQVGEARVEAVRLDPPDLPALPAVLEAIREAELIVLGPGSLFTSILPALLVPDVARAIRESGSPVVYVASLMTEPGETTGLGLAEHVGAVTRHLRRTPDWVLVNSTPIPPPVRARYAGEGAEVLDPGAVGGDLRGRLRPAPLLHPGEQARHDPDALAEALVALTPKRMTL; from the coding sequence ATGACACCCACCCCCCGGCAAGAACGGCGCCCCAGGCCGGGCCGTGCCCGCCGCGCCCGGATGTGGCTCGCGCCGGGGCTGGGGGTCAAACGCTGGTTGGCGCTGTTCGTGGCCTGCACGCTGATCGGGGCGGTGGGCTTCCTGCACTTCACCTGGACCGGGCCGCTGCATTTCGTGGCGACGCGCTGGATTCTGTGGCTCAACGCGCTGACCTCGCCGGAGGTGATGCCCCTCTACGTGGGCGGCATGGGGGTGATGGCGCTGGCGCTGGTCGGGGCGCTGCTGAGCATCCTGATGCTCAACCGCTCCATGCTGCGCTCGACGGGCACGGCTCCAGATCAGGCGCTGGACGTGATCTATTCCACGCGCACGCTCGCCCGTGGCCCGCGCATCGTGGCGGTGGGGGGCGGCACGGGGCTGTCCAATCTGCTCAGCGGCCTCAAGGCGCACACCAGCAACATCACGGCGGTCGTGACCGTCTCGGACGACGGGGGGTCCAGCGGGCGGCTGCGCGAGTCGCTGGACATGATCGCGCCGGGCGACCTGACCGACTGCTACGCGGCGCTCTCGGACAGCCCGGTGCTTTCCAGGCTGCTGCTGCACCGCTTCGACCGGGGCGAGGGGCTGGCGGGGCACACCTTCGGGAACCTGCTGCTCGCCACGCTTTCCGAGGAACAGGGAGGCCTCCAGGACGCCATGCGCGACGTGCACGAGGTGCTGCGGGTGCGCGGGCAGGTCTTTCCGGCCACGACCACGCCCAGCACGCTGGTGGCGCGGCTCTCGGACGGGCGCGAGGTGCGCGGCGAGAGCGGGCTGGCCGCGCAGGTGGGCGAGGCGCGGGTGGAGGCGGTGCGCCTCGATCCTCCAGACCTCCCCGCGCTGCCCGCCGTGCTGGAGGCGATTCGCGAGGCCGAGCTGATCGTGCTGGGGCCGGGCAGCCTCTTTACCTCCATCCTGCCCGCACTGCTGGTGCCGGACGTGGCGCGGGCGATCCGCGAGTCGGGATCGCCCGTCGTGTATGTCGCCAGCCTGATGACCGAACCCGGCGAGACGACCGGCCTGGGGCTGGCGGAGCACGTGGGCGCGGTCACCCGCCACCTGCGCCGCACGCCCGACTGGGTGCTGGTGAACAGCACGCCGATTCCGCCCCCCGTCCGTGCCCGCTACGCCGGGGAGGGGGCCGAGGTGCTGGACCCCGGCGCGGTGGGGGGCGACCTGCGCGGGCGGCTGCGGCCCGCGCCCCTGCTGCACCCCGGCGAGCAGGCCCGGCACGACCCCGACGCGCTGGCGGAGGCGCTGGTGGCCCTGACGCCGAAGCGGATGACGCTGTAG
- the rapZ gene encoding RNase adapter RapZ: MFVIVSGLSGSGKSTALRTLEDAGFYVTDNLPPELWGAMHDLATARGLERVAVSTDARTRDFLSALEDSYVRLSRRREDLRVLFLEATSEVLLRRYNLSRREHPLGENLMLDFQRERDLLAPLRAIADTVIDTTNLTPAQLAERVLRACRLEQDFDLRLLSFGFKHTPPRDADLVVDVRSLPNPHYVPELRPRTGLEADVAGYVFQDAESERFYEEVRDFVRASAERARAARRHGYTVAIGCTGGQHRSVAVAARLAQDLADLGAQVADHRDMRVGGEA, encoded by the coding sequence ATGTTCGTGATCGTCTCCGGCCTGTCGGGAAGTGGCAAAAGCACGGCGCTGCGGACGCTGGAGGACGCGGGCTTCTACGTCACCGACAACCTCCCGCCCGAGCTGTGGGGGGCGATGCACGACCTCGCCACCGCGCGGGGGCTGGAGCGGGTGGCGGTGAGCACCGACGCGCGGACCCGCGACTTCCTGAGTGCGCTGGAAGACAGCTACGTGCGGCTCTCGCGGCGGCGTGAGGACCTGCGGGTGCTGTTTCTGGAGGCGACCTCCGAGGTCTTGCTGCGGCGTTACAACCTCTCGCGCCGGGAACATCCGCTGGGCGAGAACCTGATGCTGGACTTCCAGCGCGAGCGCGACCTGCTCGCGCCGCTGCGGGCCATTGCAGACACCGTGATCGACACGACCAACCTCACCCCGGCGCAGCTTGCGGAGCGGGTGCTGCGGGCCTGCCGTCTGGAACAGGACTTCGACCTGCGGCTGCTGAGCTTCGGCTTCAAGCACACGCCCCCGCGTGACGCCGACCTGGTCGTGGACGTGCGCTCACTGCCCAACCCGCACTATGTCCCCGAACTGCGGCCCCGCACCGGGCTGGAGGCGGACGTGGCCGGGTACGTCTTTCAGGACGCCGAGTCCGAGCGCTTTTACGAGGAAGTGCGCGACTTCGTGCGGGCGAGTGCCGAGCGGGCGCGGGCGGCGCGGCGGCATGGGTACACGGTGGCGATCGGCTGCACCGGGGGGCAGCACCGCTCGGTGGCGGTGGCGGCGCGGCTGGCGCAGGACCTCGCGGACCTGGGGGCACAGGTCGCCGACCACCGCGACATGCGGGTGGGTGGGGAGGCATGA